A portion of the Stella humosa genome contains these proteins:
- a CDS encoding BglII/BstYI family type II restriction endonuclease → MSTIHLVPDDLRENYHVKEWRNAAGVLATASPDEWQDIQIVLRGFRLMKSEILVGGGNRSLISRRIDSAFYSRGWLEKGFSTSITVDDATFDSPTHAVDCFKNGVAVEMEWNNKDPFFDRDLNNFRLLFELRAIKVGVIITRSWELQQIFKHLGKGASYGKATTHHEKLWPKVEGGGGGGCPVLTFAIRPQLFVDDGPEALEQLKVRIADEQQAKVMARRRGIIVSDGSDEEE, encoded by the coding sequence ATGTCTACGATACATCTCGTTCCAGATGACCTCCGGGAAAATTACCACGTCAAAGAATGGCGCAACGCCGCTGGCGTGCTCGCTACGGCATCACCTGATGAATGGCAAGATATCCAGATCGTGCTTCGTGGATTCCGACTGATGAAGTCGGAAATCCTAGTTGGTGGTGGAAATCGCTCGCTCATAAGCCGCCGCATCGACAGCGCCTTCTATTCGCGCGGATGGCTGGAGAAGGGATTTTCCACATCCATCACGGTGGATGACGCCACATTTGATAGCCCCACACATGCCGTTGACTGCTTCAAGAATGGCGTGGCAGTCGAAATGGAGTGGAACAATAAAGATCCGTTCTTTGATCGTGATCTCAACAATTTCCGACTTCTATTTGAATTGAGAGCGATAAAAGTCGGGGTGATCATCACTCGTTCTTGGGAACTGCAGCAAATTTTCAAACATCTCGGCAAGGGCGCATCCTACGGCAAAGCCACCACCCACCACGAAAAACTTTGGCCGAAAGTGGAAGGTGGTGGAGGCGGCGGCTGCCCGGTCCTGACGTTCGCAATCAGGCCGCAGCTATTTGTGGACGATGGCCCTGAAGCATTGGAGCAGCTAAAGGTGCGCATTGCCGACGAGCAGCAAGCCAAGGTAATGGCAAGGCGCAGAGGCATCATCGTTTCCGATGGTTCGGATGAGGAAGAGTAG
- a CDS encoding O-succinylhomoserine sulfhydrylase → MNEFSPPTTGRTWRPATQLVRGGMARSGFDETSEALYLTSGFVYPDAASAEAAFANKLQRFVYSRFANPTVANFEERLRLIEGAEACRATSSGMAAVYAAIVACVKAGDHIVAARALFGSCQYILGELLPRFGVRTTFVDGEDLDQWRTALAPGAACVFFESPSNPGLSLVDVQAVCELAHQAGATVVVDNVFASPLLQKPLELGADVVVYSATKHIDGQGRCLGGAILGSKAFVEEKLQPFLRHTGPALSPFNAWVLLKGLETLPLRMERHVASAERVARHFEGHAKLDAVRYPFLDSHPQAALARRQMKAGGTIVCFDVAGGKEGAFRFLDALSLVDISNNLGDAKSLVTHPSTTTHQRLSPEDRARQGIGPGLVRLSVGLEDVDDIIEDVEAALAAV, encoded by the coding sequence ATGAACGAGTTCTCCCCGCCGACGACCGGCCGGACCTGGCGCCCCGCGACGCAGTTGGTGCGCGGCGGCATGGCGCGCAGCGGCTTCGACGAGACGAGCGAGGCACTCTACCTCACTTCCGGCTTCGTCTATCCCGATGCGGCATCGGCCGAGGCGGCGTTCGCCAACAAGCTCCAGCGCTTCGTCTATTCGCGCTTCGCCAACCCGACCGTCGCCAACTTCGAGGAGCGCCTGCGCCTGATCGAAGGGGCGGAGGCCTGCCGGGCGACGTCGAGCGGCATGGCGGCGGTCTATGCGGCGATCGTCGCCTGCGTGAAGGCGGGCGACCATATCGTCGCCGCGCGCGCACTGTTCGGATCCTGCCAGTACATCCTGGGTGAGCTGCTGCCGCGCTTTGGCGTGCGCACCACCTTCGTCGACGGCGAGGACCTGGACCAGTGGCGCACGGCGCTGGCGCCCGGAGCCGCCTGCGTCTTCTTCGAGAGCCCGTCCAACCCCGGCCTCAGCCTGGTCGACGTGCAGGCGGTGTGCGAACTGGCCCACCAGGCGGGGGCGACCGTCGTCGTCGACAACGTCTTCGCCTCGCCGCTCCTGCAGAAGCCGCTGGAACTGGGGGCGGACGTCGTCGTCTATTCCGCGACCAAGCACATCGACGGCCAGGGGCGTTGCCTGGGCGGCGCCATCCTCGGCTCCAAGGCCTTCGTCGAGGAGAAGCTGCAACCCTTCCTGCGCCATACCGGCCCGGCGCTGAGCCCGTTCAATGCCTGGGTGCTGCTGAAGGGGCTGGAGACGCTGCCCCTGCGCATGGAGCGCCATGTCGCCTCGGCCGAGCGGGTCGCCCGCCACTTCGAAGGGCATGCCAAGCTCGATGCCGTGCGCTACCCCTTCCTTGACAGCCACCCGCAGGCGGCACTTGCCCGGCGCCAGATGAAGGCCGGCGGCACCATCGTGTGCTTCGACGTGGCCGGCGGGAAGGAGGGGGCGTTCCGTTTCCTCGACGCGCTGTCGCTGGTCGATATCTCGAACAACCTGGGTGATGCCAAGAGCCTCGTCACCCATCCCAGCACCACCACCCACCAGCGCCTGTCGCCCGAGGATCGGGCCCGCCAGGGTATCGGGCCCGGTCTCGTCCGCCTGTCGGTCGGGCTGGAGGACGTGGACGACATCATCGAGGACGTCGAGGCCGCGCTGGCCGCGGTCTGA
- the grxC gene encoding glutaredoxin 3: MATVEIYSSPWCGYCARAKTLLDRKGVAYTDIDVDADTKRRDEMTKRAGGRTSVPQIFIDGVHVGGCDELYALDRARKLDPMLEA; the protein is encoded by the coding sequence ATGGCGACCGTCGAAATCTACTCCAGCCCCTGGTGCGGCTACTGCGCCCGCGCCAAGACCCTGCTGGACCGCAAGGGCGTGGCCTATACCGACATTGACGTCGATGCCGACACCAAGCGGCGCGACGAGATGACCAAGCGCGCCGGCGGGCGAACCTCGGTGCCGCAGATCTTCATCGACGGCGTCCATGTCGGCGGCTGCGACGAACTCTACGCGCTCGACCGGGCGCGCAAGCTCGACCCGATGCTGGAGGCATGA
- a CDS encoding carbon-nitrogen hydrolase family protein, which translates to MSTTFKAACIQMTTARDMAPNIDTIASLTRQARSAGADLVMTPEVSNMIEPDRKAQLAKVRFEGDDPMLAAGRDLARETGVWLLLGSLAVKAEGEERLANRSFLLSPAGEIVARYDKIHMFDVDLAGGESYRESNRFRPGEQAVVADLPWGRLGMTICYDMRFAYLYRALAHAGATMLSVPAAFTVPTGRAHWHTLLRARAIETGCYVFAPAQTGEHAEGRRTYGHSLIISPWGEVLADAEEAVGFVMAEIDPAKVVEARRMVPALGHDRPFALPGQPIARAAE; encoded by the coding sequence ATGAGCACGACCTTCAAGGCGGCCTGCATCCAGATGACGACGGCGCGCGACATGGCGCCCAACATCGATACCATCGCCAGCCTGACCCGGCAGGCGCGCTCGGCCGGCGCCGACCTCGTGATGACGCCCGAGGTCAGCAACATGATCGAGCCGGACCGCAAGGCCCAGCTCGCCAAGGTGCGCTTCGAGGGCGACGACCCGATGCTGGCCGCCGGCCGCGACCTGGCGCGCGAGACCGGGGTGTGGCTGCTGTTGGGCTCGCTGGCCGTGAAGGCCGAGGGCGAGGAGCGGCTGGCCAACCGTTCGTTCCTGTTGTCGCCCGCGGGCGAGATCGTCGCGCGTTACGACAAGATCCACATGTTCGATGTCGACCTGGCGGGCGGCGAGAGCTATCGCGAGAGCAATCGCTTCCGGCCCGGCGAGCAGGCGGTGGTGGCCGACCTGCCCTGGGGCCGGCTCGGCATGACGATCTGCTACGACATGCGCTTTGCCTATCTCTACCGGGCGCTGGCCCATGCAGGGGCTACGATGCTGTCGGTGCCGGCGGCCTTCACCGTGCCGACCGGGCGCGCCCACTGGCACACGCTGCTGCGCGCGCGCGCGATCGAGACCGGCTGCTACGTCTTCGCCCCGGCCCAGACCGGCGAGCATGCCGAGGGCCGGCGGACCTATGGCCATTCGCTGATCATCTCGCCCTGGGGCGAGGTGCTGGCGGATGCCGAGGAAGCCGTTGGCTTCGTCATGGCCGAGATCGACCCGGCCAAAGTGGTGGAGGCGCGCCGCATGGTGCCCGCACTCGGCCACGACCGCCCGTTCGCCCTGCCGGGCCAGCCGATCGCCCGGGCCGCGGAGTAG
- a CDS encoding DUF1178 family protein translates to MILFNLRCTAGHTFEAWFRNGDTYDRQANAKAVACPVCGTNAVEKALMAPRISKGTKPRQEMVKAVDAAPPAPPAEPTPEMAKAAEMLRVLREARRLVEQNCDYVGKDFAEEARKIHYGETDRHNIYGESTEDEARALAEEGIEFGRIPWVPVADQ, encoded by the coding sequence ATGATCCTCTTCAACCTGCGCTGCACCGCGGGACATACGTTCGAGGCCTGGTTCCGCAACGGCGACACCTATGACCGGCAGGCGAACGCCAAGGCCGTCGCCTGCCCGGTCTGCGGCACCAATGCGGTCGAGAAGGCGCTGATGGCGCCGCGCATCTCCAAGGGGACGAAGCCGCGGCAGGAAATGGTCAAGGCCGTGGACGCGGCACCGCCCGCGCCGCCGGCCGAACCGACGCCCGAAATGGCCAAGGCGGCCGAGATGCTGCGCGTGCTGCGCGAGGCGCGGCGGCTGGTCGAGCAGAACTGCGACTATGTCGGCAAGGACTTCGCCGAAGAGGCCCGCAAGATCCACTACGGCGAGACCGATCGCCACAACATCTACGGCGAATCGACCGAGGACGAAGCCCGCGCCCTGGCCGAGGAGGGGATCGAATTCGGCCGCATCCCGTGGGTCCCGGTGGCCGACCAGTGA
- a CDS encoding class I SAM-dependent methyltransferase, with product MRAVLPDGALTASVPWQGLLPQPVRPPSDFSPTSDFSPIAGRYDATRDVPPGLLDAAYDRMIAAGLLPAAGTILDAGCGTGQMSLPLAARGYAIEGFDISGPMVALAQAKCRPGWPARYRQADVRALPLPDGAVDAVVVSKLFQHVSGWQDACRELLRVLKPGGALIHLADRGAFGNPVRRYFAAMAEGMGFVDRFPGMQRRADLVAFARSTGAAVAALDLTDLRWAKDVRYGDAWDQIRDRLFAEFWYLPDSAYAQILADTADWIEALPDGRDTVARMTPWLDADIFRR from the coding sequence ATGCGCGCCGTGCTGCCTGACGGGGCCCTGACCGCGTCCGTGCCCTGGCAGGGCTTACTGCCACAGCCGGTCCGTCCACCCTCGGACTTCTCGCCGACCTCGGACTTCTCCCCGATCGCCGGCCGCTACGATGCCACGCGCGACGTGCCGCCGGGCCTGCTCGACGCCGCCTATGACCGGATGATCGCGGCCGGCCTGCTGCCGGCGGCGGGCACGATCCTGGATGCCGGCTGCGGCACCGGCCAGATGTCGCTGCCGCTGGCCGCGCGCGGCTACGCCATCGAGGGCTTCGACATATCGGGTCCGATGGTGGCGCTGGCCCAGGCCAAGTGCCGGCCCGGCTGGCCGGCACGCTATCGCCAGGCCGACGTGCGCGCCTTGCCACTGCCCGATGGCGCCGTCGACGCCGTGGTCGTCTCCAAGCTGTTCCAGCACGTGTCCGGCTGGCAGGATGCCTGTCGCGAACTGCTGCGCGTGCTGAAACCCGGCGGCGCGCTGATCCACCTGGCCGACCGCGGCGCCTTCGGCAACCCGGTCCGCCGCTACTTCGCCGCGATGGCCGAGGGCATGGGCTTCGTCGACCGCTTCCCCGGCATGCAGCGCCGCGCCGACCTGGTCGCGTTCGCGCGCTCGACCGGTGCCGCCGTGGCCGCGCTCGACCTGACCGACCTCCGCTGGGCCAAGGACGTCCGCTATGGCGACGCCTGGGACCAGATCCGCGATCGCCTGTTCGCCGAGTTCTGGTACCTGCCGGATTCCGCCTACGCCCAGATCCTGGCCGATACCGCCGACTGGATCGAGGCGCTGCCGGACGGCCGCGACACGGTCGCCCGCATGACGCCCTGGCTCGACGCCGACATCTTCCGTCGCTGA
- a CDS encoding GNAT family N-acetyltransferase — protein MIVRRVARGDAEAIVALLNPIIRAGGLTAMDQSFTADEQRAFIDGLPPGAIYLAAVEAGTIVGIQDVLPLPDGTGAISTFVRLDRHGRGIGRTLTRATLARARQQGYRRLVALVRADNPTALAFYQAVGFRVAEIEPAVPGREVRLVFPVTAGDSHALPRP, from the coding sequence ATGATCGTCCGCCGGGTCGCGCGCGGCGATGCCGAAGCCATCGTCGCCCTGCTGAACCCCATCATCCGGGCCGGCGGGCTGACCGCCATGGACCAGAGTTTCACGGCCGACGAGCAGCGCGCCTTCATCGACGGCCTGCCGCCCGGGGCCATCTACCTGGCAGCGGTGGAGGCCGGCACGATCGTCGGCATCCAGGACGTCCTGCCCCTGCCCGACGGCACCGGCGCGATCAGCACCTTCGTGCGCCTGGACCGCCATGGCCGCGGCATCGGTCGCACCCTGACGCGGGCCACCCTGGCCCGCGCCCGCCAGCAAGGCTATCGCCGCCTGGTCGCCCTCGTCCGGGCCGACAATCCGACCGCCCTGGCCTTCTACCAGGCGGTCGGATTTCGCGTCGCGGAGATCGAGCCTGCCGTCCCAGGCCGCGAAGTCCGACTGGTCTTCCCGGTGACGGCAGGCGATTCCCACGCCCTTCCACGCCCGTGA
- a CDS encoding helix-turn-helix domain-containing protein has product MPRTKILTDGDVLEAALRLMHASGPQALTFAAVARASGLSASTLVQRFGTKALLVRATLQRAWDQLDDKTARIGAAVPRTAAGAVELLAALSRDYGDIEAYAEGLLILREDLRDPALRARGAHWKVALCRLLDDCLAGSALAGSAKPVPPGIGLLLATQWQGSLLWWSFDPQGDVESHVRDSLRRFLAAIGAGPPP; this is encoded by the coding sequence ATGCCACGCACCAAGATTCTCACCGACGGCGACGTGCTGGAGGCCGCCCTGCGGCTGATGCACGCGTCCGGCCCGCAGGCGCTCACCTTCGCCGCGGTGGCGCGTGCGTCGGGCCTGTCGGCCTCGACCCTGGTGCAGCGCTTCGGCACCAAGGCGCTGCTGGTCCGGGCGACTCTGCAGCGCGCCTGGGACCAGTTGGACGACAAGACCGCGCGCATCGGTGCTGCCGTGCCGCGGACGGCCGCCGGCGCGGTCGAGCTGCTGGCCGCCCTGTCGCGCGACTATGGCGACATCGAAGCCTATGCCGAGGGGCTGCTGATCCTGCGCGAGGACCTGCGCGACCCGGCGTTGCGGGCGCGTGGTGCACACTGGAAGGTGGCGCTGTGCCGCCTGCTGGACGACTGCCTCGCCGGATCGGCCCTCGCCGGATCGGCAAAGCCGGTGCCCCCCGGCATCGGCCTGCTGCTGGCGACGCAGTGGCAGGGCTCGCTGCTGTGGTGGAGCTTCGACCCGCAAGGCGACGTGGAAAGCCATGTGCGCGACAGCCTGCGGCGGTTCCTGGCCGCCATTGGCGCTGGGCCGCCGCCATGA
- a CDS encoding SDR family oxidoreductase, with protein MRLAGKVALVAGGTRGAGRGIAVELGAAGATVYVTGRTTRDRPSESARPETIEETAELIQAAGGIGIAVRVDHLVPDEVAALVARIRAEQGRLDILVNDIWGADRLIEWDRTVWEHDLAKGLHMLHLAIDTHLITAHHALPLLIARPGGLLVEVTDGTAEYNQNHYRISPFYDLAKVAVTRMAWAHARDLAPHGATSVCVTPGWLRSEAMLEAYRVTEANWRDATRIQPHFAISETPRFVGRAVAALAADPDRARWNGHSLSSGGLAQVYGFTDLDGSRPDAWRYVPEVQDAGRPADTTGYR; from the coding sequence ATGCGCCTCGCAGGAAAGGTGGCCCTGGTGGCGGGCGGCACGCGCGGTGCCGGGCGCGGCATCGCGGTCGAACTGGGGGCGGCGGGCGCCACGGTCTATGTCACCGGGCGCACCACCCGCGACCGCCCGTCCGAGAGCGCCCGGCCCGAGACGATCGAGGAGACGGCGGAACTGATCCAGGCCGCCGGCGGCATCGGCATCGCGGTTCGCGTCGACCATTTGGTGCCGGACGAGGTCGCGGCACTCGTCGCCCGCATCCGGGCCGAGCAGGGGCGCCTCGACATCCTGGTCAACGACATCTGGGGTGCCGATCGTCTGATCGAGTGGGACCGCACGGTGTGGGAGCACGACCTGGCGAAGGGGTTGCACATGCTCCACCTGGCGATCGACACCCATCTCATCACCGCCCACCACGCCCTGCCGCTGCTGATCGCCCGGCCCGGCGGCCTGCTGGTGGAGGTGACGGACGGCACCGCGGAGTACAACCAGAACCACTATCGCATCTCGCCCTTCTACGACCTCGCCAAGGTGGCGGTGACGCGCATGGCCTGGGCCCATGCCCGCGATTTGGCGCCGCACGGCGCCACCTCGGTCTGTGTTACCCCCGGCTGGCTGCGGTCGGAGGCGATGCTGGAGGCCTATCGCGTCACCGAGGCCAACTGGCGCGACGCCACGCGCATCCAGCCGCACTTCGCCATTTCCGAGACGCCGCGCTTCGTCGGCCGCGCCGTGGCGGCCCTGGCCGCCGACCCGGACCGCGCGCGCTGGAACGGCCATTCCCTGTCGAGCGGGGGGCTGGCCCAGGTCTATGGCTTCACCGACCTCGACGGCTCCCGGCCCGATGCCTGGCGCTATGTGCCCGAGGTGCAGGACGCGGGCCGGCCGGCGGACACGACGGGCTATCGATAG
- a CDS encoding RNA polymerase sigma factor — MTKKDLKGLFLAHQREVHAFLHRKLRDREAAADLTQETFLRFAAFRADNPAVTITHERSYIYRTAHNLAVDYLRQERGGPTERADDLQIAQVADEMPSPEAVVSGRDELDAIRAALLELPERTRQVFALARLEGLIYQDVADRLGISTSSVQKHLMVATRHVMLRRRRERN; from the coding sequence TTGACGAAGAAAGACCTCAAGGGCCTGTTCCTCGCGCACCAGCGCGAGGTTCACGCCTTTCTCCATAGAAAGCTGCGGGATCGGGAAGCTGCCGCCGACCTGACCCAGGAGACGTTCCTGCGCTTCGCGGCGTTCCGGGCGGACAATCCGGCCGTGACGATCACGCACGAGCGCTCCTACATCTATCGCACCGCGCACAACCTCGCGGTCGACTATCTGCGCCAGGAGCGGGGCGGCCCGACCGAGCGGGCGGACGACCTCCAAATCGCCCAGGTGGCGGACGAGATGCCGTCGCCGGAAGCGGTCGTCAGCGGCCGGGACGAGCTCGACGCCATCCGCGCGGCGCTGCTGGAATTGCCCGAACGGACGCGCCAGGTCTTTGCCCTGGCGCGCCTCGAGGGGCTCATCTACCAGGACGTCGCCGACCGGCTCGGCATTTCGACCAGTTCCGTCCAGAAGCATCTGATGGTGGCGACGAGGCACGTCATGCTGCGGCGCCGACGCGAGCGCAATTGA
- a CDS encoding FecR family protein, whose amino-acid sequence MMAGRRPRWTHVAAVAASLLLFAGSLAVWVGDPVVLATADYRTAPGEQRRVALADGSTVDLGPASAIAVDYGDSTRRVRLLSGVAYFTAAPADASEPRPFVVGAASGTARALGTRFMVERLSAAVEVTVAEHDVEVALAGAAADGPTVVVAPGQVVRYSESGLGAVHDANIERATAWQRGRLIFDDVPLGDVVAALNRYRHDRIVIAGAGLASRKVSGVFDTAAPDAALATIARDLRISAASLPLLVTVLF is encoded by the coding sequence ATGATGGCCGGCCGCCGTCCCCGGTGGACGCATGTCGCGGCCGTGGCGGCCAGCCTGCTGCTGTTCGCCGGCAGCCTGGCCGTCTGGGTCGGCGACCCGGTCGTCCTGGCGACGGCGGACTATCGGACCGCGCCTGGAGAGCAGCGTCGCGTCGCGCTCGCCGATGGCAGCACGGTCGATCTCGGCCCGGCCAGCGCGATCGCCGTCGACTATGGCGACAGCACGCGCCGGGTGCGGCTTCTATCCGGCGTGGCCTACTTCACCGCCGCGCCCGCCGACGCCAGCGAACCCCGACCATTCGTCGTGGGCGCGGCCAGTGGCACCGCGCGGGCATTGGGCACGCGGTTCATGGTGGAGCGCCTGTCGGCCGCGGTCGAGGTCACGGTCGCCGAGCATGATGTCGAGGTGGCGCTCGCGGGGGCCGCGGCCGACGGCCCGACCGTCGTGGTCGCGCCCGGCCAGGTGGTGCGCTACTCCGAATCCGGGCTCGGCGCCGTCCACGATGCCAACATCGAGCGCGCGACCGCCTGGCAGCGTGGCCGCCTGATTTTCGACGACGTCCCGCTCGGCGACGTGGTGGCCGCGCTCAACCGCTATCGCCACGACCGGATCGTGATCGCGGGCGCGGGCCTCGCGTCCCGCAAGGTCAGCGGCGTGTTCGACACGGCGGCGCCGGATGCGGCGCTGGCGACCATCGCCCGGGATCTCCGCATCTCGGCGGCATCCCTGCCGTTGCTGGTGACCGTCCTCTTCTGA
- a CDS encoding TonB-dependent siderophore receptor, whose translation MGAKAVRRGAVKARVGLALSGLGRMAAGAGLLTMQAALAPVPLAAQEGSPSAAVARRTVEFDIPVQSLNSALLTFAERAGLQLIYDVASVRSLRSAPLRGRFTAQDGLNRLLAGTGMAYRFSGPNTVSLQMATTSDSSGVVTLVPVMVSGRAELAVEGFRARQASSATNVAAPLIETPATVNVMSSETMERLNVQRLDDILQYIPGTGPGATGSSMTNTFTIRGFESSTTRGGSLGSRSNSVYIDGHRPASRHYHYDRSLYERVEVLKGTSSVLYGAASPGGIVSYTSKKPLFETRNQLSTTIGSFDTRRASVDLTGPVAALNGLAYRLIATAQEANQPYTGKNHASSFDDRTIVKPQIAWQSDGGTRVDLGYEYSRQNSVADPGILRFSDGSFGFGGRSLVSDDSFSKHTNHIATASIWHPITDQWSISVDGSYGKNHIDALWDSANTRTAPSRTALIDRDVIRFETDFEHREARAKLQGEYQIGVVANTTTIGVSHRREGYDSKRVQRTIRGAINPLDPVFASVGDLGPYTGTVDWTIREQGVYIQNYARVGEKLKLFGGLRYTDIRTVFNDTGGTDKAIDYAIGAIFNQNDWLNPFISYSTSLTPQVGTLKTGGPVPFSEGKQLEIGVKSQWFGDAVASTLSIFQITQTNRVETDPADRLLSIIAGDQEVKGMELEVVGKITDNLTFIGGYSYLDTEFTESVLYKGNTPANVPKHKATAMLNYSLDTDFGLWDAGVGYIYVRNRQGDNENSYRLPDYSRFDLSLGWQYESLELRLRAENIFNKKYVSGSSGVFMNQGLPRSVFLNAKVTF comes from the coding sequence ATGGGGGCGAAGGCGGTGCGCCGGGGGGCGGTGAAGGCCCGGGTCGGGTTGGCCCTTTCCGGGTTGGGGCGGATGGCCGCGGGCGCCGGGCTTCTCACGATGCAGGCGGCCCTGGCGCCGGTCCCGCTCGCGGCCCAGGAGGGCAGCCCATCGGCGGCGGTCGCCCGACGCACGGTCGAGTTCGATATTCCCGTCCAGAGCCTGAACTCGGCATTGCTCACCTTTGCCGAACGGGCGGGGCTTCAACTCATCTACGACGTTGCGTCGGTCAGAAGCCTGCGCAGTGCGCCCTTGCGCGGCCGGTTCACCGCCCAGGACGGCCTCAACCGCCTCCTCGCCGGCACCGGCATGGCCTACCGGTTCAGCGGCCCGAACACCGTGTCGTTGCAGATGGCGACGACGAGCGATTCGAGCGGGGTCGTCACGTTGGTGCCGGTGATGGTCAGCGGCCGGGCCGAGCTCGCCGTCGAGGGATTCCGCGCCCGCCAGGCCAGCAGCGCGACCAACGTCGCCGCGCCGCTGATCGAAACGCCGGCGACCGTGAACGTCATGTCGTCGGAGACGATGGAGCGGCTCAACGTCCAGCGGCTCGACGACATCCTGCAGTACATCCCAGGAACCGGCCCGGGGGCGACGGGCAGTTCGATGACCAACACCTTCACCATCCGCGGCTTCGAATCGTCGACCACCAGGGGCGGCAGCCTCGGATCGCGGTCGAACTCGGTCTATATCGACGGGCACCGGCCGGCCAGCCGGCACTATCACTATGACCGGTCATTGTACGAGCGCGTCGAGGTGCTGAAGGGCACGTCTTCGGTCCTCTATGGCGCAGCGTCTCCTGGCGGCATCGTCAGCTACACCTCCAAGAAGCCGCTTTTCGAAACCCGCAACCAGCTCTCGACCACCATCGGCAGCTTTGATACGCGGCGCGCCTCCGTCGACCTGACCGGCCCGGTGGCGGCGCTGAACGGCCTGGCCTACCGCCTGATCGCCACGGCCCAGGAAGCGAACCAGCCCTATACCGGCAAGAACCACGCGAGCAGCTTCGACGACCGCACCATCGTGAAGCCGCAGATCGCCTGGCAGAGCGACGGGGGGACCAGGGTCGATCTCGGCTACGAATACAGCCGGCAGAACAGCGTGGCCGACCCCGGCATCCTGCGCTTCAGCGACGGGAGCTTCGGCTTCGGCGGGCGGTCGCTGGTCAGCGACGACAGCTTCTCCAAGCACACGAACCACATTGCCACCGCCAGCATCTGGCACCCGATCACCGACCAGTGGTCGATCTCGGTCGATGGCAGCTATGGCAAGAATCACATCGACGCCTTGTGGGATTCGGCCAATACCCGGACCGCGCCGTCGAGAACCGCGCTGATCGACCGGGACGTCATCCGGTTCGAGACGGATTTCGAGCACCGGGAAGCGCGGGCCAAGCTGCAGGGCGAGTACCAGATCGGCGTGGTCGCGAACACGACCACCATCGGGGTTTCGCATCGCCGCGAGGGCTACGACAGCAAGCGGGTCCAGCGCACGATCCGGGGCGCGATCAACCCGCTCGATCCGGTGTTCGCATCGGTGGGCGACCTTGGCCCCTACACCGGCACGGTCGACTGGACCATCCGGGAACAAGGCGTCTACATCCAGAACTACGCCCGGGTCGGCGAGAAGCTGAAGCTGTTCGGCGGCCTCCGCTACACCGATATCCGGACCGTCTTCAACGACACCGGCGGCACCGACAAGGCGATCGACTATGCGATCGGCGCCATCTTCAACCAGAACGACTGGCTGAATCCCTTTATCAGCTACTCGACCTCGCTGACGCCGCAGGTGGGCACGCTGAAGACGGGCGGGCCGGTGCCGTTCTCCGAAGGCAAGCAGTTGGAAATCGGCGTGAAGAGCCAGTGGTTCGGCGACGCCGTCGCCTCGACCCTGTCGATCTTCCAGATCACCCAGACCAACCGGGTCGAGACCGATCCGGCCGATCGCCTGCTGTCGATCATCGCCGGCGACCAGGAGGTCAAGGGCATGGAGCTGGAGGTGGTCGGCAAGATCACCGACAATTTAACGTTCATCGGTGGATACAGCTATCTCGATACGGAATTCACCGAATCCGTTCTCTACAAGGGAAACACGCCCGCGAACGTGCCGAAGCACAAGGCGACGGCCATGCTGAACTACAGCCTCGATACCGACTTCGGTCTGTGGGATGCGGGCGTCGGCTATATCTATGTTCGCAACCGTCAGGGCGACAACGAGAACTCGTATCGCCTGCCAGACTACTCGCGGTTCGATCTCAGCCTGGGATGGCAGTACGAAAGCCTGGAGCTGCGGCTCAGGGCGGAGAACATCTTCAACAAGAAGTACGTGTCCGGCTCCAGCGGCGTCTTCATGAACCAGGGGCTGCCGCGCTCCGTGTTCCTGAACGCCAAAGTGACGTTCTGA